Within candidate division TA06 bacterium, the genomic segment TCTGCTCATCTGTTCATGTGTTCATATCCTCATGTGCTCATATGAGCATATGAGGATGTGAGCGAATCGGGTTGGGGACAGGCCCCGTGTATCTCGCTTCGCAAGAAACTGGGAACTCCGTATCTGACACATTATGCACGAATTGTTAGGTATGTTAACGTGAATCCTAATCTGCGTGCTAAGCGTAAAGACGGGATGTTTGATGCAAAAGCACCATAACTAGGCACTGCCCCCTGTTCCAATATCCATTGGGTTGCCGCTGATACGACTGCAAGGCCGTATCCTTGCCCTCGATACTTTTCCTCAGTCGTTACGCCAAACTCGGCAATATCAGGATCATCTCCCCATATTATTACAGTCCCTGCTACTTTCTGGTCTTCGCGATAACAATCAAATGCCCAGACGAAGTTTTCCGGCGTTGGTCTCCGCCGCTCTGACATTCGCCGGTCAAATTGATCGGGAGGTATGTCTGCTTTCATGAGTGCCACGGGCATATGCAGGGTTTTCGCTGGTCGGAAGTCCCCCTCATTTGTTATAGTGTAGTCAAAGCCCGGTTCATCAAACAGCTTTTCACGGTCATCAGGCTGCAGTGTTTGCCTCAGTTCGGCAATACCGAGTGGAGAGAAGAGCTCATAAATACTCATGTTTTGAATAGCTGGAGTGATTGCACTTATTACACTAGGTATACCAGTTACTAGGGCTCCACCTCCATCGGCAACGCAATGTATCAGCAGACGATTTCCGGGCTCATCTGTCCGTTTCGAGGATTCCCGTATGTCAATACCTAAGGATGGAAAAGATTGGAGAGAGAATCCTAACTCTCTCTCTAAATGGAAACGCACTCGATCATCCATGTTGGCGGTCGTCAGCTCTCGATTGTTTGTACTCATGACACGCTCCTTCTTTGTTCTTAGATAATTGTCAGGGATAACTCTTGCTATCTTTTATGAAGCCACGTATTCCCTTTTGTCTTTTGAATAATTATATGATTATTAGATTTGTCAAGATTATTTGTATCCCGTGAAGGATTATTTTCTTTTTAAACATCGGTCTTATTTGCTTTGCTTTTCGAAGGCTAGGCAAAATTGAACCTGATATGCGTTCCTCTCTTGAACTCCGCTTGAAACACGCCCTCGGAAGGCCCGGCTCGGTGCTTGAGTTTCTGACATTCCTGATGTCTGAAAGAGTTGTGCGAGATCTGCACCAAATCCTCACCAACAGACACTACGATCACTGTTGCGAAAGAATTTGACAACCATCCGCGAATATGGAAGAATTCTCTTGAGTGAAATGATAAGGCGCGGAACCATGACACACTGCTGGAATCTGTCAGGATGTTGGACTAGAGAAGGTCCACACTGTGGGGACATGCATTTGGACCTGATTGAAGCGGAGGTTTTGCCAAAATGCCAAACACCGTCCCCAGTCTGTCGCAAGGCTACGATTATAGCCCGAGGATGACCCGCAAAGAGACAGCACCAGCGTGAGACCTAAAACCACTCCGATAAACCACGGAGTTATGCGCTTCATGTCGTGGTTCATTGCTCCCTCCGTTGTTTGATGCTTACTGCTGTTCAAGGTAGAACTCCACGAGTTGCCAATCCATAGACATGACATAGATCCCATAATCTCCGCATTCGCGAACATCTCCTACTTCCACGTCCAGCCCGTGTTTGCCAGCCACCCCCAGGTTGACGTAGTCCCACTCGCCAGTTCCTGGGTTATGTGCGAAGCCAAAAAGGTAACTGGGAGACTCCGATGAGGTTTCTATTCCTCCTATCCAGAGCAGCTTGTGCAAGATCGGCTGGGTTTCATGCCAGATCTTGCCGTAGGCAAACGGCGTGCCCCATTGCTGGATGCCTGTGCCGTAGGCGTAATTAGTGCCCATATTCAGCAGTACAGTGGAGTTCTGCCAGCTGCTTGTGCCCGGGTCCCAGGTCAACTCCCCCACTCCGTCGTAGGGATTTTGATAGTAGATATGCAGCTTGTGGTTGTCGTGCGGGCCTCTTGCGGGAGCGAGTGTAACACCCCTCAGAATGCTAGTGAAGGGCGTCCTACCCCCCCAGTCCCAGGTGTACGGGGCGGGGACGGTCTTCACCCAAACACCACTTTGGTAGGTCAGCTCGTTAATGGTTAGCTCCTCCCCGCCTGCGGGGCCAACACCGTATATTCTGTTCGTAACATCATTTCTTCCTGGGCCGATGGCTTCACACCTTACCCCCTCGTTATAAGTGGTCCACTCCCATAGTCCCGTACCGTGATTGAATGTGAATTCATAAATGTTGAACAGCTTGTCAGTCGCGTAAACGCGGTCTACACCGTCATTTCTTCCCGAACCGATAATAACATAGTCCCACTGCGTATCGGTGATTTGGAGCATAAGAACATCCGTCCACGTGAGCCCTCCATCGCTCGAGAAAACTTCCCACAGCTGTTCATCTTTGACACAGTATAGGCGATGGTTTCCGTCGTTCCTTCCCGGACCGATGAAAACACCTTCATAACCCACACCCGCCTTCAGAAGTTGTCCCGGCCAATTCGTGGGGTCTTGTGCAGTGGTAGAGAAGGCAACTAGGTCTCCGTTGCCCTTGGCACAATAGATATAGTGTATAGCTGGCTTAGGTGGTAAAATGGCGTTACCTACTGCGATCCCGCCTGGATAGCCGTCGCCCTCAGCAATGACTTGCTTCACCCACCCTGGCTCGGGAACGAGTTCTTTCGCCTTAGGCTCCGGCAAGCAGGCCCACATGCTGCATGCCGAGATGAACAGCACTAGACGAATCAGCCTTCGCGCCATGACGCACCCTCCTTTTTGGGTTTTCGCAAGGAAAACCACACGTGTTACGCCCGATTGCAGTATCTTTGTGCAATGAATACTACAGCCGACGGAATTTGTCAAGGAAAGCTGCTGGGGACGGTGCCCTCCGAATACTCGAAGGATTTTCAACTTGACTTTGTGACCCGACTGCGTCTTCACTGGCCTCGCCTTTCTTGACTCCGTCGGGCTTCGCGCCTGGCTTCGCATTTTGCCCTCAAAGACGATACTCTGGTTACTTCCTATGAATGATTCTATCCCATCCCAAGGCCAGAAGACACGAAAATCGAAAATAGAAAATCCTCATGCCCGCATATTCACACATGCACAAGTTCACATGTGTACACGTGGGCACATACGCAAGGTCTGCGATCTTAGGTCACAGATCTTAGATTAGTTGTGCCAGATTTGTGCCGACCTGATGCTGTGAACACGAAAATCCCTGTCACCACAGCCCACGCCCACCCGAAACTGCGAAATTCCACCCCTACACCCGTCTCCGCCTCCGGAATTGAGAAACTAGACATCCCATGACGGCATAGGCAGATCTGCTCATTTGTTCACGTGCTCAATTGAGCATATGAGGATGTGAGCGAATGAGCGCAGCTCTGATGTGTTGATATGTTGACACCCTTCGGCTGCGCTCAGGATCCCAACCATTGGATTGTGTATATTTCGGTTAATTGTGCACATGTCGACGGGTCAGCTAGTGGGTTGGGGGGCTGTCCCCATGCCCGCAGACAGTCTTTTCGAGTCTATCTAATGAGTCGTCATCGGCCCACAGCTCCACCTTTGCCACTCCAGAGCCAGAATCCCCATCCGAGAGATAAACGGTCACTGCTATGGTATCCGAGACCGTATCATCGGCGGAAGGTTCCAGGATGCAGACTGTATCAAGTCTTGCATTGTCTCGGGGAAACATGCGATTCCACTGGAGACGCGGCCACAGTGTTGCGCGAGTGTCGTTAGGTACTATCCCGCCATCGGGGTCGTTCATTCCAATTTCATAGCAGTACTCGACGAACCCGTCGCAGCGAAAATGGGGTGGGTCAAAGTTTGGGTGCTTGTACCACCACACGCTATACACCGCCTGGTCGCGGGTGGCATATTCGATGGCCGTATTTATGATCAATGTGCGTTCATGAGCCGACAGGTGGAGCGTCCTCACACCCTGAAAAGCGCCTGCACTGAAAAAGGCGTCGAAGCCGCGTACGACGGCACTATCAATTCCTTCTGTTATGCATTCGGCAACGCGATGAGATGATCTGCTGTTAGGATCTAATGAGGAGTTCCAGTCTATGTATATGCCGCTGTGCCAGACTGCGGGCGGACCCACGTGAAATATGACGTCGCCCTTCTCGAAACATTCTTGCGGAAATACTGACACCGGGACTAGGAGTACAATCCCCACACTCCAGAGCAACCATTTCAAAAGGTTTTGTCTCATGACCTGATTCCCCCTGTGTGTTTTGTTGGACATGTTTATCTGTTTTTGAGTGCTTTCCCTTTCTTGATTTCCTCATAGGCATTTATCATATAACGACTCGGTTGTCTGCCCTCTGCCTTGGCTTTGTCAATGTGCTCTTTGAGTGGCTCCAGGGCCCTCGGGTCTCCAATTTTCGCTAGTGCCATCGCAGCGAACACAGCGTCATCTCCCTCGTATGTAAGCACTTCTATAAGAGCAGGTACAGCGGTTGTGTCTCCCAAACGCTGGAGACTCATAATCGCCCCTATTCTTGTATGCACATCTTCGCTTGAGAGGAGTTCGACAAGTGGTTTGACTACGGCGCGGGAACGGGTGTATCCGAGTGCACCTATGGCCACCGGCCGAATCTCTTTATTGTCATCCTCCAAGAATTCGACCAAGAGTGGCACCCCTCTGTCTCCGAAGTAACCTAAGGCTGCAATTGCATTCTTCCTGAGGCCTTCATCCGCAGTGTTGTTAGCCATGCGCACAATTGGTTCAAAAGCCTTGTTCACGTCTGCGTAGTTTGATGCTATTCGTATACCCGTCGTTGCTGCGGATTTCAGTAGGCGATCGTCCGACTCAATGAAAACGAGCAACGAATCGACCACTTTATCTGTTCCTATGTATCCAATGCAATAGGCTGCTTTGTCTCTGACACCTGCCGGATTTGTTGTGTCCCTTGCTACCTCAATGAGAGGGACCATTGCTCTCTGGTCCCGAGACACTGTCGCTAGCTCGATCGCTCTCTTTCTGAGCCATGGGTCCAGGTTCTTCGATGCTATTAGTCGTAGAAATGCGGGCGTTGCGATTTTGCCCAGGCTGACGAGTTTCTCTGCAGCAAGCATGAAGCGCTGGTGACCTCCCTCTGTTCCATCAAGAGCAGTTTCCAGCTCCCCGGCATACTGTTCCGCCTCTTTCACCATTCTAAGGCTGTCTTCTGGAGTAAGCGGTGCTTCGTTCTGGACAGGAGCACCCGCGGCCACACAGAACAAGAGAACCGGGAGAAGAATACAGAGAGATTTGAAAACGTTCCTGAGATTGACCCCTACAAAGGATCCTGATAGTTCAACCATCTTTCCCACTCCTTTCTGGAAGTTTGGTTCCATCTTATGTTCACGGTCACGCAAGTGCATGGGTACCTCCCACGCAGGTGATCCACTTCTTCTTAGGATGATACCGCTGTCTCCTACTGCCCAAGCTAATGCTTCGTTTACCGAAAGATTCTTCCTCGGTGCTTGACAGTTTGACAGTATTAGCCCTGGGGACGGTACGCGACACCTCTCTCCTCAAAGACGACAGAATCGTCACTTCCCACGAGTGATTCTATCCCACCTAACCCCATAAGTCAACCTCCCCGGCACGTTCATCGCCACATGTTCGTATATGCACAAGTTCACATGTGTACACGTGCGCATATGCGTACATATGCACACATTAGTCCATTTTGCTTTTCCGAAAAACTGAAAAAGGCGTCGGCGCCTCGTCTTCCACTTCAACATGTTGACATGTTGACACCCTTCGGCTGCGCTCAGGATCCCAACCATTGGATTGTGTATATTTCGGTTAATTGTGCACATGTCGACGGGTCAGCTAGTGGGTTGGGGGGCTGTCCCCGTGCGCCGCCCAGGGTTCTGAAACCCCTTGACAGATTGCCGTACTCACAGATATACTCTCTTCTGGCGCCTTGAAGTCTAAAGACCGACCTGAAGGTTCTATCATTGAAGCATAGGCAAAGGGGTCCCAAATGAAAATGAGAATGACTGCTTGGAAGAAGACTCACCGGTCGAGCTTCAGTCAAATGAGCAACTGGTTGCTGGCTGCCTCCGTAATTCTGTTTTTTGGCATTGAGGCCTTAGCATCGGTCCTCAATGTTCCATCGGACTACCCCACAATTCAGGAGGCCCTTGATGCTGCGTCCCGCGGAGACACAGTAAAGGTTGGGCCGGGAATCTACTACGAAAATGTGAGAATACCGAAGCCTCTCGTTCTCTGGGGCTCCGGTAGTAGCTCGACCACGATTGATGGAAGCGGAATCGATATGGTGGTGAGGGTGGAGGCTGACAGTTGCCTTGTGAAGGGCTTTCTTGTTCAGAACAGTGGCGTTAACGATCCAACGGGCGTGGGGGTCTACATCTTCGGAGACGACGCCGTCATCGAGGAAATGCAGGTCTCAAATACTCGAATGGGTGTTGAGATACAAG encodes:
- a CDS encoding GNAT family N-acetyltransferase, translated to MSTNNRELTTANMDDRVRFHLERELGFSLQSFPSLGIDIRESSKRTDEPGNRLLIHCVADGGGALVTGIPSVISAITPAIQNMSIYELFSPLGIAELRQTLQPDDREKLFDEPGFDYTITNEGDFRPAKTLHMPVALMKADIPPDQFDRRMSERRRPTPENFVWAFDCYREDQKVAGTVIIWGDDPDIAEFGVTTEEKYRGQGYGLAVVSAATQWILEQGAVPSYGAFASNIPSLRLARRLGFTLTYLTIRA
- a CDS encoding HEAT repeat domain-containing protein, with the protein product MHLRDREHKMEPNFQKGVGKMVELSGSFVGVNLRNVFKSLCILLPVLLFCVAAGAPVQNEAPLTPEDSLRMVKEAEQYAGELETALDGTEGGHQRFMLAAEKLVSLGKIATPAFLRLIASKNLDPWLRKRAIELATVSRDQRAMVPLIEVARDTTNPAGVRDKAAYCIGYIGTDKVVDSLLVFIESDDRLLKSAATTGIRIASNYADVNKAFEPIVRMANNTADEGLRKNAIAALGYFGDRGVPLLVEFLEDDNKEIRPVAIGALGYTRSRAVVKPLVELLSSEDVHTRIGAIMSLQRLGDTTAVPALIEVLTYEGDDAVFAAMALAKIGDPRALEPLKEHIDKAKAEGRQPSRYMINAYEEIKKGKALKNR